A stretch of the Bradyrhizobium sp. CCBAU 53351 genome encodes the following:
- a CDS encoding DUF5076 domain-containing protein — translation MAGPKEQPLPPDVMTRDDAVEILRVFVLDGGLSMAFQRAFEEPDMWGLLLVDLARHAARAYARESEYTEEDALSRILEMFQAEIERPTDTGTTTPRGKGH, via the coding sequence ATGGCGGGCCCGAAGGAGCAGCCACTGCCGCCCGACGTCATGACCCGCGACGACGCGGTCGAGATCCTGCGCGTGTTCGTGCTGGACGGCGGGCTGTCGATGGCGTTCCAGCGGGCCTTCGAAGAGCCCGACATGTGGGGCCTGCTGCTCGTCGATCTCGCCCGCCACGCCGCGCGCGCCTATGCGCGCGAGAGCGAATACACCGAGGAAGACGCGCTCAGCCGGATCCTGGAGATGTTCCAGGCCGAGATCGAGCGTCCCACCGACACCGGCACCACGACGCCGCGCGGCAAGGGGCACTGA
- a CDS encoding nucleoside deaminase, with translation MLEAIREAEASIAQGGLPIGAVLTREGKVIARGHNNRVQEKNVILHGEMSCLREAGVISFHDTIMYTTLSPCSMCAGALALFKVKLVVIGESVTFEGSKDILDKFGIPWIDLADERSIAMMKNWRSNPANERLWQGDIGN, from the coding sequence ATGCTGGAGGCGATCCGCGAAGCCGAGGCCTCGATCGCGCAGGGCGGCCTGCCGATCGGCGCCGTGCTGACGCGCGAGGGCAAGGTCATCGCCCGCGGCCACAACAACCGCGTGCAGGAAAAGAACGTGATCCTGCACGGCGAGATGAGCTGCCTGCGCGAGGCCGGTGTGATCTCGTTCCACGACACGATCATGTACACCACGCTGTCGCCATGCTCGATGTGTGCCGGCGCGCTCGCTTTGTTCAAGGTCAAGCTTGTCGTGATCGGGGAATCCGTCACCTTCGAGGGCTCCAAGGATATCCTCGACAAGTTCGGCATCCCCTGGATCGACCTTGCCGACGAGCGCTCCATCGCCATGATGAAGAATTGGCGTTCCAATCCCGCCAATGAGCGCCTGTGGCAGGGCGACATCGGCAACTAA
- a CDS encoding pyruvate dehydrogenase complex dihydrolipoamide acetyltransferase translates to MPINILMPALSPTMEKGNLAKWLKKEGDKVKSGDVIAEIETDKATMEVEAIDEGTIAKILVPEGTQDVPVNDVIAVLAGEGEDVKAAGSAKPSASAAPPKAEKPAEAPAAAAAPAPAAPKAAPPPAAAPAPQAAPAAQSNGHAGRVFSSPLARRLAKEAGIDVGMVTGTGPHGRVVARDVEQAKSGKGLKAPAAAPSGAPSIAPTMSDKQILSLFEPGSYDIVPHDGMRRTIAQRLTASIQNVPHFYLTIDCDIGKLMAAREEINAAAPKDKEKKPLYKISVNDFVIKAMAVALQKIPNCNVSWTESGMVKHHHSDVGVAVAMPGGLITPIIRKAETKTLSTISNEMKDFAARARSRKLKPEEYQGGTTAVSNLGMYGISHFTAVINPPHATILAVGTSEERPVVRGGKIEIAQMMSVTLSCDHRAIDGALGAELIGAFKQLIENPVMMMV, encoded by the coding sequence ATGCCCATCAACATCCTGATGCCCGCTCTCTCGCCGACGATGGAGAAGGGCAACCTCGCCAAATGGCTGAAGAAGGAAGGCGACAAGGTCAAATCCGGCGATGTCATCGCCGAGATCGAGACCGACAAGGCCACCATGGAGGTCGAGGCGATCGACGAGGGCACGATCGCCAAGATCCTGGTGCCCGAGGGCACGCAGGACGTCCCGGTCAACGACGTGATCGCGGTGCTCGCCGGTGAGGGCGAGGACGTGAAGGCGGCCGGTAGCGCCAAGCCCAGCGCTTCGGCCGCACCTCCGAAAGCAGAGAAGCCCGCTGAAGCTCCGGCTGCTGCTGCGGCTCCCGCGCCGGCAGCGCCGAAGGCCGCACCGCCGCCTGCCGCCGCACCCGCGCCCCAGGCGGCTCCGGCCGCGCAGAGCAACGGCCACGCCGGCCGCGTGTTCTCCTCTCCGCTGGCGCGACGTCTCGCCAAGGAAGCAGGCATCGATGTAGGCATGGTCACCGGCACCGGTCCGCACGGTCGCGTGGTCGCCCGCGACGTCGAGCAGGCCAAGTCCGGCAAGGGTCTCAAGGCCCCCGCCGCCGCGCCGTCCGGCGCGCCCTCGATCGCGCCCACCATGTCGGACAAGCAGATCCTGTCGCTGTTCGAGCCCGGCTCCTACGACATCGTCCCGCATGACGGCATGCGCCGCACCATTGCGCAGCGCCTGACCGCGTCGATCCAGAACGTCCCGCACTTCTACCTGACCATCGACTGCGACATCGGCAAGCTGATGGCCGCGCGCGAGGAGATCAACGCGGCTGCGCCCAAGGACAAGGAGAAGAAGCCGCTCTACAAGATCTCGGTCAACGACTTCGTCATCAAGGCGATGGCGGTCGCGCTCCAGAAGATCCCGAACTGCAACGTCAGCTGGACAGAAAGCGGCATGGTCAAGCACCACCATTCCGACGTCGGCGTCGCCGTGGCGATGCCGGGCGGCCTGATCACGCCGATCATCCGGAAAGCGGAGACCAAGACGCTCTCGACCATCTCGAACGAGATGAAGGATTTTGCCGCGCGCGCTCGCTCCCGCAAATTGAAGCCCGAGGAATATCAGGGCGGCACCACCGCCGTCTCCAACCTCGGCATGTACGGCATCAGCCATTTCACCGCCGTGATCAACCCGCCGCATGCGACCATTCTCGCGGTCGGAACCAGCGAGGAGCGGCCTGTGGTGCGCGGCGGCAAGATCGAGATCGCGCAGATGATGAGCGTGACTTTGTCGTGCGATCACCGCGCCATCGACGGCGCGCTCGGCGCCGAGCTGATCGGCGCGTTCAAGCAGCTGATCGAAAACCCTGTGATGATGATGGTCTGA
- the lpdA gene encoding dihydrolipoyl dehydrogenase: MADTSFDIIIIGSGPGGYVTAIRAAQLGFKVAIVEKSYLGGICLNWGCIPTKALLRSAEIYHYMQHAKDYGLSAEKVSFDPKAVVQRSRGVSKRLNDGVGFLMKKNKVSVIWGAASIDAPGKVTVKKSDVEAPKGTLGEGAYQAKHIIVATGARPRVLPGLEPDKKLIWTYFEAMVPERMPKSLLVVGSGAIGIEFASFFHTMGSEVTVVEVLPQILPVEDAEIAGLARKRLEKQGIKIMSSTKVTKLEKKADSVVATIDDGKGKPVTSEFERVISAVGVVGNIENLGLEKLGVKTDRGCIVIDGYGKTNIPGIYAIGDVAGPPMLAHKAEHEGVICVEAIKGLHPHPMDKNMIPGCTYCHPQVASVGLTEAKAKESGREIRVGRFPFVGNGKAIALGEDQGLVKVIFDKKTGQLLGAHMVGAEVTELIQGYVVAMNLETTEEELMHTVFPHPTLSEMMKEAVLDAYGRVLNI; the protein is encoded by the coding sequence ATGGCCGATACATCCTTCGACATCATCATCATCGGCTCTGGTCCCGGCGGCTATGTCACCGCGATCCGCGCCGCCCAGCTCGGCTTCAAGGTCGCGATCGTCGAGAAATCCTATCTCGGCGGCATCTGCCTTAACTGGGGCTGCATCCCGACCAAGGCGCTGCTGCGCTCCGCCGAGATCTACCATTACATGCAGCACGCCAAGGATTACGGCCTGTCGGCTGAGAAGGTCTCGTTCGACCCGAAGGCGGTGGTGCAGCGCTCACGCGGCGTCTCCAAGCGCCTGAACGACGGCGTCGGTTTCCTGATGAAGAAGAACAAGGTCAGCGTGATTTGGGGCGCGGCCTCGATCGACGCGCCCGGCAAGGTCACGGTGAAGAAGTCCGACGTCGAAGCGCCGAAGGGCACGCTGGGCGAGGGGGCTTATCAGGCCAAGCACATCATCGTAGCGACCGGTGCACGGCCGCGCGTGCTGCCGGGGCTCGAGCCCGACAAGAAGCTGATCTGGACCTATTTCGAGGCGATGGTGCCGGAGCGGATGCCGAAGTCGCTGCTGGTGGTCGGCTCGGGCGCGATCGGCATCGAGTTCGCCTCGTTCTTCCACACCATGGGCTCCGAGGTCACGGTGGTCGAGGTACTGCCGCAGATCCTGCCCGTCGAGGATGCCGAGATCGCCGGCCTTGCGCGCAAGCGCCTGGAGAAGCAGGGCATCAAGATCATGTCCTCGACCAAGGTCACGAAGCTGGAGAAGAAGGCCGACAGCGTCGTCGCCACCATCGACGACGGCAAGGGCAAGCCTGTCACATCAGAGTTCGAGCGCGTGATCTCGGCGGTCGGCGTCGTCGGCAATATCGAGAATCTCGGCCTCGAAAAGCTCGGCGTCAAAACCGACCGCGGCTGCATTGTCATCGACGGCTACGGCAAGACCAATATCCCCGGCATCTACGCCATCGGCGACGTCGCCGGACCGCCGATGCTCGCGCACAAGGCCGAGCATGAGGGCGTGATCTGCGTTGAGGCGATCAAGGGCCTGCATCCGCATCCCATGGACAAGAATATGATCCCGGGCTGCACCTATTGCCATCCGCAGGTCGCCTCCGTCGGCCTGACGGAAGCCAAGGCGAAAGAGAGCGGCCGCGAGATCCGCGTCGGCCGCTTCCCCTTCGTCGGCAACGGCAAGGCGATCGCGCTCGGCGAGGACCAGGGCCTGGTCAAGGTGATTTTCGACAAGAAGACCGGCCAGCTGCTCGGCGCCCACATGGTCGGCGCGGAGGTCACCGAGCTGATCCAGGGCTACGTCGTCGCCATGAACCTGGAGACCACGGAAGAAGAGCTGATGCACACGGTCTTCCCGCATCCGACGCTGTCGGAGATGATGAAGGAAGCCGTGCTGGATGCGTATGGACGGGTGTTGAACATCTAA
- a CDS encoding threonine synthase, whose product MHDNDNLTIERPTFVTHLECAMEGDHYAADQVHNLSKAGKPLLVRYDLAGVKKALTKDALAQRPADMWRYRELLPVRKCKDIVSLGEVTTPLIRLPKLAAKLGGGEIIVKDEGRLPTGSFKARGLVMAVSMGKALGIKHMAMPTNGNAGAALAAYATSCGIKTTIFCPADTPEVNVSEIELQGATVYRVNGYIDDCGKIVGEGKAKVGWFDTSTLKEPYRIEGKKTMGLELAEQLGWDVPDVIFYPTGGGTGLIGMWKAFDELEKIGFIGSKRPRMVAVQASGCAPMVRAYEAGTEHATRWEDAHTIASGIRVPQAIGDFLILRAVRESKGFAIAVDDDKISAALNEVAREEGLLLCPEGAATYAAYKESLADGRVSKGDRVMLFNCATGLKYPLPKVDRTLDRHKPIDYTQF is encoded by the coding sequence ATGCACGACAACGACAATCTCACCATCGAACGCCCGACCTTCGTCACCCATCTGGAATGCGCGATGGAGGGCGACCATTACGCCGCCGATCAGGTCCACAACCTCTCCAAGGCCGGCAAGCCGCTGCTGGTGCGCTACGACCTCGCCGGTGTGAAGAAGGCGCTGACCAAGGATGCGCTCGCCCAGCGCCCAGCTGACATGTGGCGTTACCGCGAGCTGCTGCCCGTGCGCAAATGCAAGGATATCGTCTCGCTGGGCGAAGTGACGACGCCGCTGATCCGGTTGCCCAAGCTGGCTGCGAAGCTCGGCGGCGGCGAGATCATCGTCAAGGACGAGGGACGGCTGCCGACCGGCTCGTTCAAGGCGCGCGGTCTCGTGATGGCAGTGTCGATGGGCAAGGCGCTCGGCATCAAGCACATGGCGATGCCGACCAACGGCAATGCCGGTGCGGCGCTGGCCGCCTATGCGACGAGCTGCGGTATCAAAACCACGATCTTCTGCCCGGCCGATACGCCCGAAGTGAATGTCAGCGAGATCGAGCTGCAGGGCGCGACCGTCTACCGCGTCAACGGCTATATCGACGATTGCGGCAAGATCGTCGGCGAGGGCAAGGCGAAAGTCGGCTGGTTCGACACCTCGACGCTGAAGGAGCCGTACCGCATCGAAGGCAAGAAGACGATGGGCCTCGAGCTCGCCGAGCAGCTCGGCTGGGACGTGCCCGACGTGATCTTCTATCCGACCGGCGGCGGCACCGGCCTGATCGGCATGTGGAAGGCGTTCGACGAGCTGGAGAAGATCGGCTTCATCGGCTCGAAGCGCCCACGCATGGTCGCGGTGCAGGCCTCGGGCTGCGCGCCGATGGTGCGGGCTTACGAGGCCGGCACCGAGCATGCGACGCGCTGGGAGGATGCCCACACCATCGCCTCGGGCATACGCGTGCCGCAGGCGATCGGCGATTTCCTCATCCTGCGTGCGGTGCGCGAGAGCAAGGGCTTTGCCATCGCGGTCGACGACGACAAGATCTCGGCGGCGCTGAACGAGGTCGCGCGCGAGGAGGGGCTGCTGCTGTGTCCGGAGGGCGCCGCCACCTACGCCGCCTACAAGGAGAGTCTTGCCGACGGCCGCGTCTCGAAGGGTGACCGCGTCATGCTGTTCAACTGCGCCACCGGCCTGAAATACCCGCTGCCGAAGGTCGACCGCACGCTCGACCGGCACAAGCCGATCGACTACACCCAATTCTAG
- a CDS encoding tripartite tricarboxylate transporter substrate binding protein BugD: MTKAVWAALFAVLAVSGAARADDYPTRPITIIVPFAAGGPSDAMARVLAERMRTSLGQAVVVENVTGAGGSIGVGRAVQSPPDGYTISFGHLGTHVANGAVYKLKYDLVADLEPVVLLPSNPMIVVSKNAVPATSLKELLEWLKSRPSPPTAGTAGAGSGSHIAGVYLESVSGIKLQYVPYRGTAPALNDLIAGQIDIIVDQTSNSINQVRAGTIRAYAITDDKRLSSAPEIPTAEEAGLKGFNMTLWSGMWVPKGTPKDIVAKLNAAAVEALNDPAVRKQLESQGLEMTPKDQLTPEALGTRQKAEIAKWWPMIKAANIKVD, translated from the coding sequence ATGACAAAGGCCGTCTGGGCTGCGCTGTTTGCTGTTCTCGCTGTTTCAGGCGCCGCGCGCGCCGATGACTATCCCACCCGTCCCATCACCATCATCGTGCCGTTCGCGGCGGGCGGCCCGTCGGATGCGATGGCCCGCGTGCTGGCCGAGCGGATGCGCACCTCGCTTGGCCAGGCCGTCGTGGTCGAGAACGTCACCGGCGCGGGCGGCTCGATCGGCGTCGGCCGCGCCGTGCAATCGCCGCCGGACGGATACACCATCTCGTTCGGCCATCTCGGCACCCACGTCGCCAACGGCGCGGTCTACAAGCTCAAATACGATCTGGTCGCCGATCTCGAGCCGGTGGTGCTGCTGCCGAGCAATCCGATGATCGTCGTCAGCAAGAATGCGGTGCCCGCGACGTCTCTGAAAGAGCTTCTGGAGTGGCTGAAGTCGCGGCCGTCGCCGCCGACGGCGGGCACCGCGGGTGCCGGCTCTGGCAGCCACATCGCCGGCGTCTATTTGGAGAGCGTCTCCGGCATCAAGCTGCAATACGTGCCGTATCGCGGCACGGCGCCCGCCCTGAACGATCTCATCGCCGGCCAGATCGACATCATCGTCGACCAGACCTCCAACTCCATCAATCAGGTGCGCGCCGGCACCATCCGCGCCTATGCGATCACCGACGACAAGCGCCTGTCCTCGGCACCGGAGATTCCGACCGCGGAGGAGGCGGGCCTGAAAGGCTTCAACATGACGCTGTGGTCGGGCATGTGGGTGCCGAAGGGCACGCCGAAGGACATCGTGGCCAAGCTCAATGCCGCGGCCGTGGAGGCCCTGAACGATCCCGCCGTGAGGAAGCAGCTCGAAAGCCAGGGGCTGGAGATGACGCCGAAAGATCAGCTCACGCCCGAAGCGCTCGGCACCCGTCAGAAGGCCGAGATCGCAAAATGGTGGCCGATGATCAAGGCCGCGAACATCAAGGTCGATTGA
- a CDS encoding response regulator transcription factor, protein MPAPSIISVIDDDASVRLATNNLLTSRGYTVYTFGSAHEFLQSAHLETTSCVIADVQMSVMSGVELLTHMRSHGRITPFIFMTAFPDEAVRDRAQKAGATCFLAKPFSTPTLLQCLETALSGPGDATM, encoded by the coding sequence TTGCCAGCGCCTTCGATCATTTCCGTCATTGACGACGATGCCTCCGTTCGCCTGGCGACGAACAACCTCCTGACGTCGCGCGGATACACGGTCTACACCTTTGGCTCCGCTCATGAATTTCTCCAATCCGCCCACCTGGAGACGACCTCCTGCGTGATCGCGGACGTGCAGATGTCGGTGATGAGCGGCGTCGAGCTGTTGACGCATATGCGCAGTCACGGGCGCATCACGCCCTTCATCTTCATGACGGCTTTTCCGGACGAGGCCGTGCGCGACCGCGCGCAGAAGGCCGGTGCGACCTGCTTTCTCGCCAAGCCGTTCTCAACGCCAACCCTGCTTCAATGCCTGGAGACGGCCCTGTCGGGCCCCGGTGACGCCACGATGTGA
- a CDS encoding response regulator transcription factor → MTDHAKQDGPSAGDPIVLIVDDDPSMRRALTNLFQSVGLKVEAFSSAAEIMEAKPPAVPSCLVLDIRLPGSSGLDLQADLAKANIHTPIIFITGHGDIPMTVRAMKSGAVDFLTKPVRDQDMLDAVQAAIERDRKRRDAEKSISGMRSRFEALTARERDVLALVASGLMNKQVAAQLGLAEITVKIYRGQIMRKMGAKSLADLVRMTDALGIPRDRGHLQT, encoded by the coding sequence GTGACCGACCATGCCAAGCAGGACGGCCCGAGCGCCGGCGATCCGATCGTACTGATCGTGGATGATGATCCGTCGATGCGACGTGCGCTCACCAATCTCTTTCAATCCGTCGGTCTCAAGGTCGAAGCCTTCAGCTCGGCGGCGGAGATCATGGAAGCCAAACCGCCCGCGGTCCCCAGTTGCCTCGTGCTCGACATCCGCCTGCCGGGCTCGAGCGGCCTCGACCTCCAGGCGGACCTCGCCAAGGCCAATATTCACACGCCCATCATCTTCATCACCGGTCATGGCGATATCCCCATGACCGTGAGAGCCATGAAAAGCGGCGCCGTCGATTTTCTGACCAAGCCGGTGCGCGACCAGGACATGCTGGATGCGGTGCAGGCGGCGATCGAGAGAGATCGCAAGCGCCGCGATGCGGAGAAGTCGATCTCGGGTATGCGATCCCGTTTCGAGGCGCTGACGGCACGCGAGCGCGACGTCCTGGCCCTGGTTGCATCCGGGCTGATGAACAAGCAGGTCGCCGCCCAGCTTGGATTGGCCGAGATCACCGTGAAAATCTATCGCGGACAGATCATGCGGAAGATGGGGGCGAAGTCGCTCGCCGATCTCGTCAGAATGACGGACGCGCTCGGAATCCCGCGCGACAGGGGTCATTTGCAAACCTAA
- a CDS encoding PAS domain-containing sensor histidine kinase, translated as MMPGQITKIGSSAAQFLLGGLAALRSFGNGEKDGPAVVDASRQNTDLRDAVKQWREVFEHNPVMYFMVDPAGTVLNVNTFGAAQLGYTTDELIGQSVLNVFFEEDREFVRQCVALCLTTVDQSHTWEIRKFRKDGSVLWVRENAKVMLRGDGTPILLVACENITQRKEAEDALRQSEAYLAQAQELSHTGSFGLNFATGEAVWSRETFRIFQCDPATKPSLGFVFQRIHPEDRDTVRSTLERAYRLAEDFDHQYRLLMPDGSVKYLHSVARAVRHPSGRIEFVGAVTDVTMAKEAEQRLRRSEAYLTEAQRLSQTSSWAWDVHRQEFAYRSAELYRLFGFEPDQTDIPAKAFQQRILPEDFRRIIEVEREAVRQKQPFQVDFRIARPDGAIRRIHSEGHPVMGSDGEVMEIIGTHVDVTEQIAAKDALHKAFDELKASEQRFRDYAETASDWFWETGPDHRITRISEHADSSSAPPTGVIGLPRWDIPPDAELEPEKWEQHRAALDAHVPFRDLIYRSKDRNGSPIYVRTSGKPFHDANGNFLGYRGVSSDITAAIRVEQAEEALRKAQGELAHVTRVTTLGELTTSIAHEITQPLAAVISNADACIAWLDREPADLKAARRSAEWIVEDANRASEVIRRIRALAKKTEIEVVALDINQVVREAVALVRRELATHGVSVRMELASDLPQVCGDRIQLQQVLINLVMNGIEAMQANVDRPRELAIRSCRADDDDCLLLTVTDRGVGLGKDVKERIFSPFFTTKSGGLGMGLSICRSIIEAHAGRLSAFQNEGRGATFQIALPLLHKDTS; from the coding sequence ATGATGCCTGGCCAGATCACGAAAATCGGGAGTTCGGCCGCACAATTCCTGCTCGGCGGCCTTGCGGCGCTTCGATCATTCGGCAACGGCGAGAAGGACGGCCCCGCCGTCGTAGACGCCTCGCGGCAGAATACCGACCTGCGTGATGCCGTGAAGCAATGGCGCGAGGTGTTCGAGCACAATCCCGTCATGTACTTCATGGTCGATCCCGCCGGAACGGTGCTCAACGTCAATACGTTCGGCGCCGCCCAGCTGGGCTACACGACGGACGAACTGATCGGCCAATCCGTACTGAACGTCTTCTTCGAGGAAGACCGCGAGTTCGTACGTCAATGCGTCGCCTTGTGCCTGACGACCGTGGACCAGTCGCATACCTGGGAGATTCGCAAGTTCCGGAAGGACGGGTCGGTGCTTTGGGTCCGGGAAAACGCCAAGGTGATGCTGCGCGGCGACGGCACGCCGATCCTGCTGGTCGCCTGCGAGAACATCACCCAGCGCAAGGAAGCGGAGGATGCGCTGCGGCAGAGCGAGGCCTATCTCGCCCAGGCCCAGGAACTGAGTCACACCGGCAGCTTCGGCTTGAACTTTGCGACCGGCGAAGCCGTCTGGTCGAGGGAGACCTTCCGCATCTTCCAGTGTGATCCGGCGACCAAGCCGAGCCTGGGCTTCGTCTTCCAGCGCATCCATCCGGAAGATCGCGATACGGTCCGCAGCACCCTCGAACGGGCCTACCGCCTGGCGGAGGATTTCGACCACCAATATCGCCTGCTGATGCCCGACGGGTCGGTCAAATATCTGCATTCCGTGGCGCGCGCGGTTCGACATCCATCCGGGCGCATCGAGTTCGTCGGGGCGGTGACCGACGTCACGATGGCCAAGGAAGCCGAACAGCGGCTGCGGCGCAGCGAAGCCTATTTGACCGAAGCCCAGCGCCTCAGCCAAACCAGCAGCTGGGCCTGGGACGTTCATCGCCAGGAGTTCGCCTACCGATCGGCTGAGCTCTACCGCCTGTTCGGGTTTGAGCCGGACCAGACCGATATTCCGGCCAAGGCTTTTCAGCAACGTATCCTGCCGGAGGACTTTCGGCGGATTATCGAGGTCGAGCGTGAAGCGGTTCGGCAGAAGCAGCCCTTCCAGGTCGACTTCCGGATCGCGCGCCCCGACGGTGCGATCAGGCGCATCCACAGCGAGGGCCATCCCGTGATGGGCAGCGACGGCGAGGTGATGGAAATCATCGGTACGCACGTGGACGTCACCGAGCAAATCGCGGCGAAAGATGCGCTGCACAAGGCATTCGACGAGCTCAAGGCATCCGAGCAGCGATTCCGCGACTACGCCGAGACCGCATCGGACTGGTTCTGGGAGACCGGGCCGGACCACCGCATCACCAGGATATCGGAACATGCCGACAGCTCCAGCGCTCCGCCGACGGGCGTGATCGGCCTGCCCCGCTGGGACATTCCACCCGATGCCGAGCTCGAGCCGGAGAAATGGGAGCAGCATCGCGCGGCGCTCGATGCCCACGTTCCGTTCCGCGATCTGATCTACCGCAGCAAGGATCGCAACGGATCTCCCATCTACGTGCGCACCAGCGGCAAGCCATTTCACGACGCGAATGGCAATTTTCTCGGCTATCGCGGCGTCAGCAGCGACATCACGGCGGCGATCCGCGTCGAGCAGGCGGAAGAGGCGCTGCGCAAGGCACAAGGCGAGCTCGCCCACGTCACGCGCGTCACGACGCTCGGCGAACTCACCACCTCGATCGCCCACGAAATCACCCAGCCGCTTGCCGCGGTGATCTCCAACGCGGACGCCTGCATCGCCTGGCTCGACCGCGAACCGGCCGATCTGAAAGCCGCGCGCCGTTCCGCCGAATGGATTGTCGAGGACGCCAATCGCGCGAGCGAGGTGATCCGCCGGATCAGGGCGCTTGCGAAGAAGACCGAAATCGAAGTCGTTGCACTCGACATCAACCAGGTCGTCAGGGAGGCGGTGGCGCTCGTTCGGCGCGAGCTCGCGACCCATGGGGTGTCGGTGCGCATGGAGCTGGCGTCCGACCTGCCTCAGGTTTGCGGCGACCGGATCCAGCTCCAGCAGGTGCTGATCAACCTCGTGATGAACGGCATCGAGGCCATGCAAGCCAATGTCGATCGTCCGCGCGAACTCGCGATCCGCTCGTGTCGTGCTGATGACGACGACTGCCTGCTCCTCACCGTGACGGACCGCGGTGTCGGTCTCGGCAAAGACGTCAAGGAGCGCATCTTCAGCCCCTTCTTCACGACGAAATCCGGCGGTCTGGGCATGGGACTCTCGATCTGCCGATCGATCATCGAGGCTCACGCAGGCCGGCTTTCCGCCTTTCAGAACGAGGGACGCGGTGCGACATTCCAGATCGCCCTGCCCTTGTTGCACAAGGACACGTCGTGA